The Drosophila sechellia strain sech25 chromosome 2L, ASM438219v1, whole genome shotgun sequence region GCCAGGGGCCAACCTGCTCGTGCTTCCGTCCGCCTACCCCACCCACTTCCCTTTTTCAGATtgacaacacacacacacaccggaAGTGGAAGTGCCAGAGGAGAAAGTAGGAAGAGAAACGGCAGCCATCTTGATTCGAACTGTCAGCCGTTAAAGGCTCGCCAGCCATCTTGTTCTAACCAAATTAAATAGTACAATTTACCATGTGTCTGCGTGAAATGCCTGTGTGTGAGTTTGGTAATTGCGAAAGTTGCCAGCGAAGTTACTCAGTTATAAAGGGAATTCATATGAACAAACACAGACACTCGTACACTAAGCGAAAAGTGAGcaatacaatttaattgcCAGTTAAGCCCAGAATTACATCAAAACTATGAAAGTACATAGCTGCTTTAATAtttgcttattttatttatacaagGTACTTTGAAATTTCTCTTTGTGTGCGATGCTGCATTTGTGTGCTGTTTTTTATGCGTCGACTGTGCAAAGAAAAGTGCAGAAATTGCAAACGACTTAAATAAGCAAACAGCAGTGAAAAGCTGACatactcacacacatgcaactACACGGTGCATGAAGATAGGATCATTTACGACCTCTCTTCgtaaaaaacacatttttcgcGCTTTGCTACTTAAATAAACTACTTTTTACTACTGACTGGCTTTTACAgccgtttttgttgtttctgccCTGCGTTCTTACATACTGTTTTACGTGTGTGCATAAATTGTTAGCATTGTTGTTCTACTTATTTTTTTGGATGGTTACTAAAAAGTTGAGTATTACTTTTGGATGGCAGCCCTGTTTTCTGGGCCCAAGATATGCGCACTGCAGGTGACAACTCTGCTCGTGCTGTGTCTTAAAGTATGCTGTAATAATAACACCATTTACCTTGAGTTAAGTCGTTTCAGAACAAAACTAATTTAACAACTTTATAAAAACTCTAAAAACTTATTCAACAAATGCTTGATTTCCCACGTAAACTTTATTGGAATTGGTCACAAAtctaaatttcaaatattccGCTGGTTTTGCAGGTGAAAAGAAAAATTGCGCGAGTAACCACATTTGTGCGCTCAACTTTATTGGCTATTTTATACGAAATAGTTCGCTGCGTACAGCAACAAATCAAAGTGCACTTGCATGCatttttcattgtttttgcGATGGGGAgaagtttaaagtttaaactGTCCCCTCGATGGCCATCTAATCAGTCAAAGAGTTGGGCAACTTCGGTCCACTGCATCCACATCCGCGCAGTCGCCGCCTGCAATTGTAACTTTGTGCCCGGAGTTTTCTCCGATTGCGTAACTTTACGGCTCTGTCGGAAAAACCAAACAACTGGCGGCTTTCCAAGCTGACTTCCAAGTGCGTTTGACAGTCGGTCGAGGCTGAAAGGCCAGCAATTTTCGGACTGGCAAAAAGGAGCACCACTCCACTCGCTGGAGGTCATCTCGATTAAAGCCGTGGTTGTGATAAGGACATGCATGAGACTTTCAAAGGGTAGCTTTGAAGAGCGAAAATCGGAGCAATATATGGGGTATTTCCAACAGGTCGTATACTTGATATTAAGCAACTCTTATTATAAATTTGCTGGCACATACACTTCAGAGTTTGTAGAAATATGCTTACTACACCTTTTCACTGGCAAATTCTGCTACTTAAACTGTAATCCCATTACAACCAGTCCTGTTGGCTTAGTAAACCGATTATGGGAGTCGTAATTAAGCTGACCACACTTCCATTGTTACGCCTAGCCAAAAAGCCCGAAAAGCGCGGGCGACACTTGCGGGTGGGCAACTGAGCAGCCGGGAAAAGTGCgagaaaagcgggaaaattaGTGGCGATAGAAAGCTTTTACTGTTGCCCAGCGCACTTAATTGGAATGCACTTGAAGTGCTCCTGCCGGTTGAAACAGAGACCGCTGCGAAAATGCGAAGTACTCGCCAGCGAATTGGCAGCTGGCTGATGTTgttttccagtttttcccGCAGTGCCAATTACTAAAGATCGGAATTACGACAAGGATGAAGTTGGGGCGAACCACTTGCCATAATCCTTTTCAATCAACTATGGCGAATCACGGGGATTGAGGGAGTGAGTGCTGCAAGTCGAATggaattcgattcgatttgatttcgtatttatattcaatttattctaGATATTTGCTGCTCTATGCAGCATTTTCCACTCCGATATGCTTTCCTTGGCTCGGCTTGGCTTGCGCTTTTTTGGCCTTTGCCAAAGGGGAGATGAAATCAAGCAAAACTtgtgcattttcatttttttgttttgtgccaaattgaatCGAATTCGATCGGGGAGCTACGTAGATGATTTTAGATGGACTTTTCTCCAACTTACTGCGAATGCTATGGCGCTTATGTAATAATGTAACAAGCAACACAAATAGCCGCATTCTGATCCCAATAATTTATGGTCCTAGTCAGCCCTGGGCCGTTTTAAAAATCGCTTAGCGTTTTGGCACAAATGAAACATCAAAGATTTACGAGCCATGATTAAGCCATTTTGCGGCGCCTTAACAAAAcgggcaaaaacaaaaggccGTAAGCGCGGCTTTCGCCGAAAGGAGGCCTCAGCTCAGCATCGTCCTTTTGGAAAGGAGCGCAAGTGTTTCTGGGCAAAGTGTTGAGCTGAAAGTGAAATTCCCctttttatttatcgaatGTGTTGAGCAGTGGGGGAAAGTCGTCGAGGGAGCAGCATTTTCCTTATATTTTCCTGAATGAGAACGCTTCGCCTGCCAGAAAGCTGTGAGTAATTGTGCCCTTTAATTGCAGCCTGGAAAATGTCTttgcaatttttattataCCATTCTGCTTTGaaagatttaaatttaatCTGTAATCTGGAAAATACAACTTTAAAATATACTGTGGCATACATTTACGCTATTTTAGAGATACTTCATTACTTTTCAACCACAAAACCACCTACGATGTTCTTTAATTTGCGAAGAAAACTTATTTTGGGTCTTTCAGGATTGACCACTCGACTTATCTGTTGGGAATCCTGTAAGTCCTCCCATTGTTCCCACACGGAATGAACTTATTTTGTAATTACCACGAGCTTTGCGAGCTCGCTCCTTCGCCAAGGGCCATTACTCATGGCACTCTTTAATTATGCTGGCCACAGATTTGGCTGGCCAATCCAGAGGAAGTTGCTCCGCGTTACGTGGATGTGTGCCCTCCTGGGTGTGGGAACACAATTAAGACGCGCTTATTGCAGGGCAACAGCAAAGTCGATCCCACAGCTGATAACGTGCAATTTGTGAGGGCGTCTCTGGGGGATTCGCCCTCtggttttgcattttttgtttatttgcggCGCCAATCCTTTGGAGGCTTATAGTTTTGTAATTGTTTCGGGACGGACCTCGtcctcgcttttttttttgtgtgccattTTCGGACTGATTTCGATGGCTTTATCCCTGCTCGGCACTGCTTTAAATTGCTTGGGGCTTGTAACGATTTTTTTCCGTGTTGTTTGCGTTGTgcgcaatttgcattttgggAAATGGCGGGAAATTGTGCGCGTTTCCAAGCGTGTGAATAATGTGTGAGCTTACCGAGCTGCTTGCCCCCAAATCCGGATGCTGCCACTTGGGTGCCGTTCCAAAATGATTTGTAGGCATTTTAATCTAATTAATGTTGTCGCGATTGAGGCTGCAAATCGACTGCACACGAAAAAATCTTTGCAATAGTTTTAAAGTCAAGCTGGAGTTTTCCAACAGTgtactttaaattttaataaaatgtgtatatatatataatagagaattataatttaatagcattaTTTAGCTTAACTGGATTGCGCGAAATGCACTTTGGCACCCCGCTGCTAATTGTCTACCAAGTTTTACTTCACCCTGTttcgtcctgcgtccttcGCATTCGTCCTGCTGCTGCCATTTCTTCCACTCCTCAACTTTGTTCTTTTGCAGCCATTACGCGCACTTGTCGTCGGGGTTGTCATTATGCTTTCATGGCTTTAGTTTTGCCCTGGGCACAAGTTTTCTAAAAAACGAAATATGAATACAAAAATGGCTAAAAGGGGTGCACGGAGCGATGGGAGGAAGTCAACAGACTGGCTGCGAATAGGAAAAGTTTTGAAAACTCTTTAAGTCGCTTTTCGCTGATTGCaagaaaacaataacaaggagtcacattaaaatttaaatcggTGAGCAAACAAGCCAgacttttcaaaatatttaatattgttttttaCTTTACAGCCATAAGACTACTCTTTGCATTTATCTTCGCATTCCTTAATGCTCTCAAAGGAAGTTCCATCGGTGTCGCATGCAACAAAGTTCTTTGAAGTACACATGTTTTCCCAGGGTAAATAGCCGATTCGAGTAATCAATGTGTTGCAAGCACCTTGGCCAAACAACTCAATAGCACAGCTCGctgaaaaatacaatttttaaggTTTTATTAAACTAGAAACAGTAGTTTTTTAATACTCACGATCTTTTAAAGCTGAAGCACAGCCAAGTATGAAACAAATTAggcaaataattttatataaatgcaTTTTAGATATATTCTTTCTTGCCGAGGACAAGTGAATGAATAACACttctaattttttgtgttaataaaaacttaaaatgcGCAACTAATAGAATTTTACCCTTGTTagctatttataaatattaatttagtAAGCGTGCATctcaaaacaattaaatatatacaatagAATCCGCGTCTAAAACAATTATACGTggtattaatattaatatagtaatCGCAGTTAATCGCGATATTATTCCGTATACTTATTTATGTTTTGAAGTATgaatgaaaaacttttttatattcttaaaatcctaaaattttattttaacattCCTTGCATTTAGCTTCACATTCCTTAATGCTTTTGAAGAAAGTTCCTTCGGCCGAACATCCACTAATATGCACCGTCttgcatttgttttcattGGGTATATAAACTATTTTTGTGATTAACATTTTACATAGACCAACTCCTCTATATTTAACTCCGCAGACAGCTAAATGACAATTAAGTAAATGGCGTTCATTTAATGGCTAATAGTAATAAATACGAAGTACTTACGGATTTTCAAAGCTGAAACACAGCCAAGTatggaaaaaattaagaaaacaaTGCAAGAaagctttattttaattttgaatttcgagCAGGAGTTGTACTTGTGTCTTTCGAATGACTCGAAAAGAATGAAAGTTAACAGCGCAAAACAAGTTAATAtctacaaaaataatattctTTAATGgcaatatataatattataagtCTGCTTATCATACCAACATTTCATTGAGTTCGACggctttttgttttcgggGTAATTCATCttgcagcaaaaacaaaacacttgTTTTAACTTTTCTCGGAGAGTTCATATGTTTtgtaaatataatattcaatACATGTTCCTTGTATTAACAAAGCTCAGGTTTCTTTACATTTAATGAAAAAACTTCTTCAGATATACGCCCACTTTcttcaatttatttgccaatcGCAATTCCATGTGGATTTTCCCTTGTCTCTTCGACTGAAATCGAACATTTGATAcgaaatttcaataaacagaTGATAACAACACTTAACCCTCGGCGGCCCACCTGCTAGCCGCCCCCTTTAAACGTCGACAACCAGGTGATTGTTTTTTTTCGAGTCCCCGGGCATTATTGCGAAAAgctttgtgcaaattttcTCATATTTCCTTGGTAAGCTCTCCTCAAGGACGACTCAAGACGAGGGCAAATGGCATaaagcaaatataaatatgctaAAGGGGGAAAAATTTGTGAAGAAAATGTATTCTTACttttttgccatttggccCGGTAATTGTTATTTGATACACACAAAGAGCGAAAAGTTGTATTATTTCGCTTTTGGCACATTTGCCAAGCCAAACAAACTGCAAAGGGAAAACTTAAAAAGGAAAACGATACATTTGAACGAGTGTTTTCTATTAAAGCCAAGACGGGGCCATAAgcgaaattcaattaaaaactttaaaagccGGCCAACAATTTCCAACTGCAATTAGATTAGagaaaacacacacagaaaGTCCTGATTGCATTCAAAACGAGATACGGTTGCAATATATACGGATACATGAACGCAGCAGAGATACAAAAACTTCGCTTTGGCAAACTTTTAGCTATTATGTAACAAAACGCAGATGAAGGCTGGCAAATTGCAATCCATACGCCCTAGTCGCCATTTTCTCAGCCATCTGGCCCGTATGGCTTAAAAAAAGGAGTTCCATTTCTTTGCTAATACAGGAAACTTAAACAGTCCCAGTGTGCattgcaattatttattttataaatacagTTCTAATGCCTAACATTAtagcaattttatttaatttcgaaCTTTGGTTGGTAAAAGCAAACTTTAACTCGTAGTCTTATAAAAGAGCTTTTTGTTGATATGCCAACCATGGGACTTCTAGGGAGTTCATTTAATTAGGAACTTTACACAAACACTCAGTACAACTTTAGGTGAAAAGATGACCGAGCAGTTGTTTATTATGATAAAGACGCATAAAGTTATCAAAGTTGTTGAGCTAGATAAAAACTTGTGAGATAAACATAATGGTGTTTCCTAATAGAAAAATAAGCACACAACTTTGCCATTAGCGTCAGTTTTCGAAGAGTTGAGgtattaaattaactaataaacaattatttgCAAGCAAATTTCAGATTTAGACTTATAAAAGCTTTAAGATACATTGATAGGATTTGTACTATCTAATTCTATCAATTTGTTGGTTGTCATAGTCTCATAAACTGTAATCGACACATTGGCAGATTTTTATTAAACTGACAGCTTTTGCCACTTGATCACACTGTATCATAGATAAAAATTGTGTTTTCCCGAATTTTTTAATGGCGATTTGAAAGCTTCGAAGTGAAATATAATCATATGGCAGCCACGGATTTCCACTCGTGAATGTTTTAAAGTCCCAAAACGGATATGGGTTGGAAAATGGTGCGTTATTTATACCAtttttcgatttgtttgcctttcaaCTCTTCATTTGGTCATTTGTTATATACGCCAGATCGGATTTATGTTGCCGCTGTCAAGGGtttcattattatttgtttccCGGGACCGTTTCATTCGCAACTTTGCGGCatttggcatttgcatttttatggcaaCACTTTCAGGGGCCGCATTTATTTCCCCATCTCGAGTCCTGCGAACCGAGAATTTTATTGCCCCTGCATCCGCTGCCTCGTGCGAGGACCTTTATCTCCTTTTTTCCgggctgcggctgctgtttGGTTCAAGTCGAGGCATCGACAGTCATTTGGCAGATATATTGCAGTCACAACATCGCATATAACACATCAATATCCGgcacggccacgcccacccacaCATTCCGCCCCCAGCCGACGATTTGCACATAAACAGAAGCAATAAGCGggcgaaggacgaaggacacaGGACgagagcaaaaacaaaacaaaactgaaATGTGGCCCAAGTTTGGGGAAAATGTAGGTTGGTGGTGCCCTGCGGAAATCGAGCAGAATGTTCTACATAATTTCAGACATATTCTGAACAAAATGTACCAAATAGTTGTACATTGTATTTGCTAGCTTACGAACATTATTATTGGCTATTTTACTGAAAATACTTTGGGGTACTGTTAAAGATTCCtattgcaattttatttattttaaattattgtgAATTCCACACATTTGAAATGCCTGCAATACCATTTTTACTTCGGTATGTACCTAGTAACGAATGTTTGCTGTACCGGATATCCGGTTTTCCAGCATGTGACGGAAGTTGCTGCTCCCCTCGCACACACTGAAGAATTCGAGATGGCCCCCTGAAAACTTTCCCTACATTTTGAAGCttgttttttgcttattttattactttttccCCGTTCTGGCGAAGTGTTGTACGGCCTGCACAAGATCTTAATATCGATATTGATGTCAAATTGTCGCGcggtttaattaaaaatatccACAGAGTGCAGCAAAAGTGAAACAGAAACAAGGGAAGCCCAGTGCAGTTTCCCAATTGTTGGTGCGCTTTTGtggcttttcttttcgcttactttttattttatagcgCATTTCTGCATTGTGTTGCTGCCCCACAATTGCCGAGTGGCTTGATTTGGGGACCAACACGTTGTCAACTGGTCCGTAGTTTCATTGTGGCCCTAGGCCTCAAAAAGTCAGCGCTTGTCCTGCAAGATTTAACTTGAATTTCACGATAGACATACTATTAAATGGTTGCCTTTGAAATTCAGCAGTAATTCCGTTTTcaaaaaaacattaattaaTGTATTTACGAGAACATGTGTATTGAGTCATTTGATTTACGTCCGTCGCCTGACCGCAAAATTCTTTCAGCAGATGTCTGACCCACATGTAACTTTCATAAATAAATCCACATGGAAGTTTCCAATTTCATCAATGCCATTTGAGTTCATCACCGCAGCACTGCAGCAATCGGTGATTTTTTCACTCATCATTTCCGCCCCCGAAAGTCCAGCATACATTAttgaatataatttaaaatttattttgcctgcATGCCAGTACGACTACTATAATCatgatgaggatgaggatgttGCCAATTGTTTTTGCCCGATGTCCTTTTGGGAACTCCACTTTCCATTCTGTCCGACATTTTCGACGCCAATTCGCTTTGATGGATAATGAATGATGCAGGGCTTCAATTGTGGATGctatcaaatatttatgaattaaatggaaaatcatCATACGGATAAGCCCATCGGTGCGGTGGAGGCTGTAATGGAGCATCCTTTTTGATTGTTGACAGAACAACGGCAAAGTGGG contains the following coding sequences:
- the LOC116801671 gene encoding uncharacterized protein LOC116801671; this encodes MHLYKIICLICFILGCASALKDPSCAIELFGQGACNTLITRIGYLPWENMCTSKNFVACDTDGTSFESIKECEDKCKE
- the LOC116800297 gene encoding uncharacterized protein LOC116800297, with the translated sequence MLILTCFALLTFILFESFERHKYNSCSKFKIKIKLSCIVFLIFSILGCVSALKIPVCGVKYRGVGLCKMLITKIVYIPNENKCKTVHISGCSAEGTFFKSIKECEAKCKEC